The genome window ATGATCTTTTTCTAAGTCCATGACTTTCTTCCTGGGCAAGAACTCACGCTCAGCAAGCTTGTTAAGTGCAGATAGATCCATTTctggaaaaaagtaaaaataagaatttatgTTAGTGAAAATGGCCCAATAGTAAGAATTGAGAGAGAACTGAGAAACAGAACTTACTTATAAGTTAGATGAGTCTTGATTTCTTTGTACAAGTTTGGCTGTCCTCGAACTATTCGATTGCTCGAATGTGCTCCTCGTCAACGTTCGTCTGTTCATATAGCCCATTTCCCACCACAATTTCTGCCCCTTCCATTGCCTCTTGTAATATATCCCTTATCTTCTCTTGTTCAGATCCAATCTGGTCCAATAATGGAGCCCAGTCGAGCATAAACTCCTCCAAAACATCATATTCAATCACGATTTGTTCACCTTCATTGCCGTACAGTGTCATCCCCACCCGCGATGCATTCTCATTGGTTGTTTAATTCCCCCTCtcactttctccctctcttttttgtTCTGCAGGTTTATCATTGGCTGCAGCATATCCCCTCTCATCTGCCATCCCCTCCACTTGCATTGCAGCTTGCGCCATCTGTTCTTCCACAATTCTGTAATGTCCCCAGGGCAAAGTATCCGTACTATGGGGCAATAAGAATCTCTTATCATCATGTGGACTAAGTGCaattttattctgtttttcagTGTGCACAATGTGTAATTTGGAGCGAATATTGCTCTGCTCacgtttaacaataatttgttcttcaagacattttcgataatcttcgaACGTGATTGTTTTCTTCACAACACTTGATTTTATACCTTTGGCT of Nasonia vitripennis strain AsymCx chromosome 4 unlocalized genomic scaffold, Nvit_psr_1.1 chr4_random0010, whole genome shotgun sequence contains these proteins:
- the LOC116417397 gene encoding uncharacterized protein LOC116417397, which produces MKKRVGEKCKLLYTDTDSLLYEVVNVDMYQIMKEDLHKFDTSDYDENNQFGIPRVNKKVPGLMKDECCGKIMMEFIGLRSKMYSILIDGSETVKKAKGIKSSVVKKTITFEDYRKCLEEQIIVKREQSNIRSKLHIVHTEKQNKIALSPHDDKRFLLPHSTDTLPWGHYRIVEEQMAQAAMQVEGMADERGYAAANDKPAEQKREGESERGN